A section of the Rhizomicrobium sp. genome encodes:
- a CDS encoding flagellar hook basal-body protein — translation MGGIDGAGLIISTAMQRLDVASQNLANLTTPGYKTRRAFCELLAGGQLRSDDAERRPANSQSIDFAPGKLRNTGNPLDLAIGGRGFFVVKSASGTFYTRDGQFDRDSEGRLVAAGGLALQSTAGDVTVGAGATVLQDGTILDRGEPVARLTIASFADPSVLEPIGGGLFAATAAPEEVASPVIRQGMLEASNVSAADEMISIMGALRGAQSGQQMVQVYDELIDRAASAFGQAS, via the coding sequence ATGGGCGGGATTGATGGTGCGGGCTTAATAATTTCTACTGCAATGCAGCGGCTTGACGTTGCTTCCCAGAATTTAGCCAACCTGACCACGCCCGGATACAAGACAAGGCGAGCCTTCTGCGAATTATTGGCGGGCGGTCAATTGCGTTCGGACGACGCCGAGCGGCGACCAGCCAATTCGCAATCCATCGATTTCGCGCCCGGCAAACTGCGCAACACGGGCAATCCGCTCGATCTGGCGATCGGAGGGCGGGGCTTCTTCGTCGTGAAATCAGCCTCCGGGACATTTTATACGCGTGATGGTCAGTTCGATCGCGATTCGGAAGGCCGCTTGGTCGCAGCCGGCGGACTGGCGCTGCAATCCACCGCCGGCGACGTGACCGTCGGTGCGGGTGCGACCGTGCTGCAGGACGGTACGATTCTGGACCGGGGGGAGCCCGTCGCGCGGCTGACCATCGCAAGCTTCGCCGACCCGTCTGTGCTGGAACCGATCGGCGGCGGCTTGTTCGCTGCGACGGCCGCTCCGGAGGAGGTCGCAAGTCCCGTGATCCGTCAAGGGATGCTGGAGGCGTCGAACGTCTCGGCCGCCGACGAGATGATTTCGATCATGGGCGCGTTGCGCGGCGCGCAATCGGGACAACAGATGGTGCAGGTCTATGACGAGTTGATAGACCGTGCCGCGTCGGCGTTCGGGCAGGCGTCATGA
- a CDS encoding flagellar biosynthesis protein FlhA, translating to MVSLAGAFFGRNRDLVLVFSVIAILLVLFAPIPPTLIDLLIILNFAFGLTILLLTFYVARPVEFSTFPSLLLIATLFRLSLNVAATRLILTHANAGEVIGSIGTFAVQGNFVIGLVVFFILVVVQYVVVTSGAQRVSEVAARFVLDSVPGQQMSIDADLNMGLIDQNEAKRRRRLLEKEAAFYGAMDGASKFVKGDAVAGIIILLIDIVAGWIVGVAQMGMPWNDALATFTLLTIGDGIVTQVPALIISVATGIIITRSSADRQLSTEVFSQLSSVPKIPLIVLGTLLLLLLLPGMPKWPIALLVMIAGASYFASRRRKATDEIQSQFDQPEADRAQQAIGRAAPPVEILLGAELGRQWMAIKPLLSERIAVLREEREKTTGFVIPQIVLLDGSQLGSNDYEVLFYGARHGLAQIYPEKNLAVRAAEGGETLPGLQTRDPAFGLPAIWIDAETADRAREAGYTLVDPITVLMTHLGELLRREAALLLSRADVVTLLEGVRARQPGLIEELIPATMTVSDIQRVLQNLLSEGVSIRNLDQICETLVDQGRSIKDPTELTEAVRQRLSYGICHALRGSHDQLSVMSLDPRLEAQISDSIRRNDPSKGFVLDPRLAEKLIRKLIPAVENMMRQSFAPVLLCSPELRRHLKTFTRRSVPRLSVISINEVPHTVDISSFSVIKVD from the coding sequence ATGGTTAGCCTCGCCGGGGCATTCTTCGGCCGCAACCGCGATCTCGTCCTGGTTTTCAGCGTCATCGCGATCCTTCTGGTCCTTTTCGCGCCCATTCCTCCGACCTTGATCGACCTTCTGATCATCCTGAACTTCGCGTTCGGACTGACGATCCTGCTGCTCACCTTCTATGTGGCGCGGCCGGTCGAGTTCTCGACCTTTCCCTCGCTGCTGTTGATCGCGACCTTGTTCCGGCTGTCGCTGAATGTGGCGGCCACCAGGCTGATCCTTACCCATGCCAACGCCGGAGAGGTGATCGGTTCGATCGGCACGTTCGCGGTGCAGGGCAATTTCGTGATCGGCCTGGTCGTCTTTTTCATCCTGGTGGTCGTGCAATACGTCGTGGTGACCTCTGGCGCGCAACGCGTGTCCGAAGTGGCGGCGCGCTTCGTTTTGGATTCGGTCCCCGGCCAGCAGATGAGCATCGACGCCGACCTGAACATGGGCCTGATAGACCAGAACGAGGCCAAGCGGCGGCGGCGCCTTCTCGAGAAGGAGGCGGCCTTCTACGGCGCCATGGACGGCGCCAGCAAGTTCGTGAAAGGCGATGCGGTCGCGGGCATCATCATACTTTTGATCGACATCGTCGCCGGCTGGATCGTCGGCGTGGCCCAGATGGGCATGCCTTGGAATGACGCGCTCGCGACCTTCACGCTGCTCACCATCGGCGATGGAATCGTCACCCAGGTCCCCGCCCTCATCATATCGGTGGCGACCGGCATCATCATCACGCGCTCCTCCGCCGACCGCCAACTCAGCACCGAGGTCTTCAGCCAGCTTTCCTCGGTGCCGAAAATTCCGCTGATCGTCCTCGGAACGCTGCTGCTGCTCCTTCTGCTGCCGGGAATGCCGAAATGGCCGATTGCGTTGCTTGTCATGATCGCCGGAGCTTCCTATTTCGCTTCACGACGCCGCAAGGCGACCGACGAAATCCAGAGCCAGTTCGACCAGCCGGAGGCCGACCGGGCGCAGCAGGCGATTGGCCGCGCGGCGCCTCCCGTCGAGATCCTGCTGGGTGCCGAATTGGGGCGGCAGTGGATGGCGATCAAACCGCTGCTGAGCGAACGCATCGCGGTCCTGCGCGAGGAGCGGGAAAAGACGACCGGCTTCGTGATTCCGCAGATCGTGTTGCTCGACGGCAGCCAGCTTGGCTCCAACGACTACGAAGTGCTGTTTTATGGCGCACGCCACGGGCTTGCGCAGATCTATCCCGAAAAAAACCTTGCCGTGCGCGCGGCGGAAGGCGGCGAAACCCTGCCGGGATTGCAGACCCGCGATCCGGCATTCGGACTACCCGCGATCTGGATCGATGCGGAGACGGCGGACCGCGCGCGGGAAGCCGGTTATACGCTGGTCGATCCCATCACTGTGCTGATGACGCATTTGGGCGAATTGCTGCGTCGCGAAGCCGCATTGCTTCTCTCTCGCGCCGACGTCGTGACCCTGCTGGAGGGCGTCCGCGCGCGCCAGCCGGGCCTGATCGAGGAACTCATTCCCGCGACCATGACGGTGTCGGATATCCAGCGGGTGCTGCAGAACCTGCTTTCGGAAGGCGTATCGATCCGAAACCTAGACCAGATCTGCGAGACGCTCGTCGATCAGGGGCGGTCGATCAAGGACCCAACCGAGCTGACCGAGGCCGTGCGTCAGCGCCTTAGTTACGGAATTTGTCACGCCCTGCGCGGCAGCCATGATCAACTGTCGGTCATGAGCCTGGATCCGAGGCTGGAAGCGCAGATATCCGACAGCATACGGCGCAACGATCCGTCCAAGGGTTTTGTACTGGACCCGCGCCTCGCCGAGAAATTGATCCGTAAACTGATTCCCGCCGTCGAGAATATGATGCGGCAGAGCTTCGCGCCGGTTCTATTGTGCAGTCCGGAGCTTCGCCGTCACTTGAAGACGTTCACGCGCCGCAGTGTTCCGCGCCTCTCGGTTATTTCGATCAATGAAGTGCCGCACACTGTCGACATCAGCTCTTTTTCGGTTATCAAGGTAGACTGA
- a CDS encoding EscU/YscU/HrcU family type III secretion system export apparatus switch protein: MDDTEQDRTEQPTPFKLDRARRKGTVARGVDLGFLTGLSAFAGYAWILGPHFGGIIAQATHNALLGASTVPDSRHAVIAAASFLFKPILAPLALLGALIFAVVLLFEMLQTGVVFSSEPLKPDFTRLNPSRGLKRLFTVRMLIETLKNVLKLLAYVTVGYLAIRTVLDSSVASLVDGRSLAELMTRSAFRLLAAALAVGFLFTVLDQLIVRRDYLKRMRMSRREMRREMREREGEPLLKRKRKQMHAEFVKASQSLRNMRGADVLIANPLHIALALRYDRRTMAAPVIVSVGTNRFALRLKRLAFIYGVPVIEDKALARELLRRGALNRPIPDRCFRPVANIYNALRAKRAAGGSHG, translated from the coding sequence ATGGACGATACGGAACAGGATAGGACGGAGCAGCCGACTCCGTTCAAGTTGGATCGCGCGCGGCGCAAGGGAACCGTGGCGCGCGGCGTCGATCTCGGTTTTCTCACCGGTCTTTCGGCTTTTGCCGGCTATGCCTGGATTCTAGGGCCCCATTTTGGGGGAATCATCGCGCAGGCGACACACAATGCGCTGCTCGGCGCCAGTACGGTGCCGGACAGTCGCCATGCCGTGATTGCGGCGGCCTCGTTCCTGTTTAAGCCGATCTTGGCGCCACTCGCGCTGCTGGGGGCATTGATCTTCGCCGTCGTGCTTCTGTTCGAGATGCTGCAGACCGGCGTGGTATTTTCGTCGGAACCGCTCAAGCCGGACTTCACGCGTCTCAACCCTTCGCGGGGCCTGAAACGTCTGTTTACCGTCAGGATGCTGATCGAGACGCTCAAGAACGTTCTGAAGCTCCTGGCCTATGTCACCGTCGGCTATCTCGCAATTCGCACGGTGCTGGACAGCAGCGTCGCCTCTTTGGTGGACGGTCGCAGCCTCGCAGAGCTCATGACCCGCAGCGCCTTCCGCCTGCTGGCGGCCGCGCTGGCGGTGGGATTCCTGTTCACCGTCCTCGATCAGCTCATCGTGCGGCGGGATTATCTGAAGCGGATGCGCATGAGCCGGCGCGAGATGCGCCGCGAGATGCGCGAACGCGAAGGCGAACCGCTTTTGAAGCGCAAGCGCAAGCAAATGCACGCCGAATTCGTGAAAGCCAGCCAGAGCTTGCGCAACATGCGCGGCGCAGATGTCCTGATCGCGAACCCGCTGCATATCGCGTTGGCTCTGCGCTACGATCGCCGCACGATGGCGGCGCCCGTGATCGTGTCGGTCGGGACGAATCGCTTCGCGCTCAGGCTCAAGCGCCTAGCGTTCATTTACGGTGTTCCCGTCATCGAGGACAAGGCGCTTGCCCGCGAACTCTTGCGGCGCGGGGCGCTGAACCGGCCCATCCCCGACCGTTGTTTCCGGCCCGTCGCCAACATCTACAACGCGCTGCGCGCCAAGCGGGCGGCCGGAGGCAGCCATGGTTAG
- a CDS encoding flagellar biosynthetic protein FliR produces the protein MTQAALTHWIIASLLLGLRVAPVFTFAPPFDLVRIPRLFRVLFGLGLSICLVSAFPEATDLTDLSLHGLVFAAVRELLLGTMFVLAFQIAFGALYFAGRTLDIQAGFGIALLIDPATQGQTPLAGMLFAYAAGAVFFAVDGHIELLRVFGASLHAVPLGTWSMPDSIARVAAFMALMFTDALGVAGATMLVLFLIDVTIALLSRTVPQMNVLILGFQVKTIAFLLVLPVSFGLAGALLLRLMAATLENLPRIL, from the coding sequence ATGACGCAGGCGGCTCTGACCCACTGGATCATCGCAAGCCTGTTGCTGGGATTGCGCGTGGCCCCTGTTTTCACCTTCGCGCCGCCCTTCGATCTCGTCCGCATTCCCCGCCTGTTCCGGGTACTCTTCGGGCTCGGACTATCGATATGCCTGGTTTCCGCTTTTCCGGAAGCGACCGATCTAACCGATTTGAGCCTCCATGGTTTGGTGTTCGCCGCCGTCCGGGAATTGCTGCTGGGCACAATGTTTGTCCTCGCCTTTCAAATCGCATTCGGCGCGCTTTATTTCGCCGGACGCACTCTCGATATCCAGGCGGGTTTCGGCATCGCGCTTCTGATCGACCCTGCGACCCAGGGCCAGACGCCGCTGGCCGGAATGCTCTTCGCCTATGCGGCAGGTGCCGTCTTCTTCGCGGTCGATGGCCATATCGAGTTGCTGCGCGTGTTCGGAGCCTCGCTGCACGCCGTTCCTCTTGGTACCTGGAGCATGCCCGACTCGATCGCGCGGGTTGCCGCCTTCATGGCGCTGATGTTCACCGACGCACTCGGTGTGGCGGGGGCGACCATGCTTGTCCTGTTTCTCATAGACGTGACGATCGCACTGTTGTCGCGGACCGTGCCGCAAATGAACGTTCTCATCCTTGGCTTCCAGGTGAAAACGATCGCCTTTCTGCTCGTGCTGCCGGTCTCCTTCGGTCTTGCCGGCGCGTTGCTCCTGCGCCTGATGGCGGCCACCCTGGAAAACCTGCCGCGAATACTCTGA
- a CDS encoding flagellar biosynthetic protein FliQ: MEGDWALRLMNEMLWNVMVVAGPVLLAALATGLLISVLQVATQLQEMTLSYVPKLFVSATVLLLLGAWMMHRITQFAIEMVALIPSLN; encoded by the coding sequence ATGGAAGGCGATTGGGCTCTTCGGCTTATGAATGAGATGCTGTGGAACGTCATGGTCGTGGCGGGGCCGGTCCTGCTCGCCGCGCTCGCCACTGGCCTTCTCATCAGTGTCCTCCAAGTCGCAACCCAGCTGCAGGAAATGACCCTCAGCTACGTGCCGAAATTGTTCGTTTCCGCAACCGTGCTTCTGTTGCTGGGCGCCTGGATGATGCATCGCATCACGCAATTCGCGATCGAGATGGTCGCCCTCATCCCCAGCTTGAATTGA